CCTCTTCGGATACCCAAAGAGGAAATGATTCTTTGAGGGATGCACCCCCAACCGACGCAGCATCTCCCAGACCTGGGCCTCCCTGGCACTATTACCTTTCATATAGATAAGGCCCAGGATCATCATTAAGAGGCCCAATCTGGGGCCATCTCCTCCCAgatcttcctcctcctcaagAGGCTTTAGTTTGTTGATCAGGATGTAACTGTGGTGTTTGCGGTCCAACAGTTTCAGCTCAAAACCAAAGACATACCGCAGATGCTCTGCGGCTCTCGCGACGATGTCCGGGAATAGAGCCTTCAAGTCTCCAATAACGTATTTCACCATCTCCGAGCGTGTGATGGGACTCTTCTTCTTGTCTTTCACCAGGAGGAACTGCACCAACTCCGCCACCGTCCGGTTCAGACGGCGGTAGGCCCTGCGCCGTGCCAAGGCTTTGGCCGCCAAGGCCCTTGCGCCTTTCAGGGTGAGGGCGGGCTCCgcagccccttcctccctcccggCGCCAGGAACCTCCGTGGGGCGCTC
The genomic region above belongs to Saimiri boliviensis isolate mSaiBol1 chromosome 8, mSaiBol1.pri, whole genome shotgun sequence and contains:
- the MAGEF1 gene encoding melanoma-associated antigen F1, encoding MLQTPESRGLPLPQAEGEKDGGHDGETPAPAASQERPTEVPGAGREEGAAEPALTLKGARALAAKALARRRAYRRLNRTVAELVQFLLVKDKKKSPITRSEMVKYVIGDLKALFPDIVARAAEHLRYVFGFELKLLDRKHHSYILINKLKPLEEEEDLGGDGPRLGLLMMILGLIYMKGNSAREAQVWEMLRRLGVHPSKNHFLFGYPKRLIMEDFVQQRYLSYRRVPHTNPLQYEFSWGPRSNLEISKMKVLGFVAKLHKKEPQHWPVQYREALADEADRARAKARAEASMRARAGARPGIHFW